A portion of the Carya illinoinensis cultivar Pawnee chromosome 11, C.illinoinensisPawnee_v1, whole genome shotgun sequence genome contains these proteins:
- the LOC122282771 gene encoding G-type lectin S-receptor-like serine/threonine-protein kinase At4g27290: MGNLSSLLVIPNFIFLFFFKSSFGVESITQTQSLNDGKTLVSSEGSFELGFFSPGSSKNRYLGIWYKSIPVKTVVWVANRISPINDSSGSLMINNTGSLLLLSQNKMVVWSTNSSRQAQNPLLQLLDSGNLVLRDEKNANPEDYLWQSFDYPTDTLLAGMKLGWDLRRGLNRRLTAWKNRDDPSPGDFTFELELYSYPESYIWKGSVKYYRTGPWNGIGTSGAPSFKPNQLYEYKFVSNEDEVYYTYNLKNKAMKTMAVLNQSNYAPFQRCVWLESEKTWETYSASPKDHCDSYNLCGANGNCLMTESPVCQCLKGFKPKSQKNWELMDWAQGCERNTPLSCQDKYKDGFVKYVGLKVPDTTHSWVNISMNLKECRVKCLNNCSCMAYTNTDIRGRGSGCVIWFGDLLDIRQFPTGGQTLYIRMQASELELGDGRKKRMAAIVVASVAVVSGMLLVSYYICSRKRLKEKSLLIGQNREVQEEDMELPVLDLSTISRATDGFSVANKLGEGGFGPVYRGVLADGQEVAVKRLSRISGQGPNEFRNEVKLIAKLQHRNLVKLLGCCIEGEEKMLVYEYMPNKSLDSFLFDQTRGRVLDWSKRFQIICGIARGLLYLHQDSRLRIIHRDLKASNVLLDSELKPKISDFGMAKTFGGDQTEGNTNRVVGTYGYMAPEYAFDGLFSTKSDVFSFGILLLEIVSGKKSRGLYNQDHSLNLIGYAWKLWNEVRPLDLLDACLGDSVSMSELLRCVHVSLLCVQQRPEDRPGMSSVVLMLGSEIELPQPKEPGFLMEKYSRETFSSTSYKYESSSTNEISNSILEAR; the protein is encoded by the exons ATGGGCAATCTTTCTTCTTTGCTCGTTATtccaaattttatctttttattcttctttaagTCCTCATTTGGTGTAGAGAGCATTACTCAAACCCAATCTTTAAATGATGGCAAGACCTTAGTGTCCAGTGAAGGAAGCTTTGAACTGGGTTTCTTCAGTCCTGGAAGTTCCAAGAATCGTTACTTGGGAATTTGGTATAAGAGTATCCCGGTTAAAACTGTGGTTTGGGTTGCAAACCGAATCAGCCCAATCAACGACTCTTCTGGCAGTTTGATGATAAACAACACAGGCAGCCTTCTCCTGCTCAGTCAGAATAAGATGGTTGTTTGGTCCACAAACTCTTCGAGACAAGCTCAAAATCCGTTGTTGCAACTGTTAGATTCCGGAAATCTTGTCCTAAGAGACGAGAAAAATGCCAATCCAGAAGACTATCTGTGGCAAAGCTTTGACTATCCAACTGATACACTGTTGGCAGGGATGAAGCTCGGATGGGACTTAAGGCGAGGTCTTAACCGGCGACTAACAGCATGGAAGAATCGGGATGATCCGTCTCCTGGAGACTTCACTTTTGAGTTAGAACTTTACAGCTACCCAGAATCATATATTTGGAAAGGCTCGGTAAAATACTATCGCACGGGCCCTTGGAATGGCATCGGAACCAGTGGAGCACCTTCATTCAAGCCAAATCAGCTTTACGAATACAAATTTGTCTCTAATGAAGATGAGGTCTACTACACGTACAATCTCAAAAACAAGGCTATGAAGACAATGGCAGTTCTGAACCAAAGCAACTATGCTCCCTTTCAACGCTGCGTATGGTTAGAATCAGAAAAGACTTGGGAGACCTACTCAGCATCTCCTAAAGACCACTGTGACAGTTATAACCTCTGTGGTGCCAATGGAAATTGTTTGATGACAGAGTCTCCCGTCTGTCAATGTTTAAAAGGATTCAAACCTAAGTCGCAAAAGAACTGGGAATTAATGGACTGGGCTCAAGGATGCGAACGCAACACACCTTTGAGCTGTCAGGACAAATATAAGGACGGATTTGTAAAATATGTTGGCTTAAAAGTCCCAGATACTACACATTCGTGGGTGAACATAAGTATGAATCTCAAGGAATGCAGGGTAAAATGCTTGAACAACTGTTCTTGTATGGCTTATACAAACACAGATATCAGAGGAAGAGGCAGTGGCTGCGTCATCTGGTTTGGTGATCTACTAGATATTAGGCAGTTTCCAACCGGTGGGCAAACTCTATATATTCGAATGCAAGCTTCCGAACTAG AGCTGGGAGATGGTCGTAAGAAGAGGATGGCAGCGATAGTTGTGGCATCCGTTGCAGTTGTTTCTGGGATGCTTTTGGTGAGCTATTACATTTGCAGCAGGAAAAGATTAAAAG AGAAAAGTTTATTAATTGGTCAGAACAGGGAAGTCCAAGAGGAAGACATGGAGCTTCCAGTGTTGGACCTATCCACAATTTCTAGAGCCACTGATGGCTTTTCAGTCGCCAACAAGCTCGGAGAAGGTGGTTTTGGACCCGTATACAGG GGTGTACTAGCAGATGGACAAGAAGTTGCTGTGAAGAGGCTTTCGAGAATCTCTGGACAAGGACCAAATGAGTTCAGAAATGAAGTGAAACTGATTGCCAAGCTTCAGCACCGAAATCTAGTAAAGCTTCTCGGCTGTTGTATTGAGGGAGAAGAGAAAATGCTGGTTTATGAATACATGCCAAATAAGAGCCTGGACTCTTTCCTATTTG ATCAAACAAGAGGTAGAGTATTGGATTGGTCTAAACGCTTCCAAATCATATGCGGGATTGCTCGCGGGCTTCTCTATCTTCACCAAGATTCCAGATTGAGGATTATACACAGAGATCTCAAGGCAAGTAATGTTTTGCTTGATAGTGAGTTGAAACCTAAAATTTCAGACTTTGGCATGGCTAAAACTTTTGGAGGGGATCAAACAGAAGGAAACACAAACAGAGTGGTTGGCACTTA TGGCTATATGGCGCCAGAATATGCTTTTGATGGACTATTCTCAACAAAATCAGATGTTTTCAGCTTTGGCATCCTTTTGCTGGAGATAGTCAGCGGAAAGAAAAGTAGAGGGCTGTATAATCAAGACCACAGCCTCAACCTCATAGGATAT GCATGGAAACTGTGGAATGAAGTCAGGCCCCTGGACCTGCTGGACGCTTGCTTGGGGGACTCAGTCTCCATGTCAGAGCTGTTGCGCTGCGTGCATGTTAGTCTCTTATGCGTGCAGCAGCGACCGGAGGATAGGCCGGGCATGTCATCTGTTGTTCTAATGTTGGGGAGTGAGATTGAATTGCCGCAGCCCAAAGAACCTGGTTTCTTGATGGAAAAGTATTCGCGCGAGACATTTTCTTCCACAAGTTACAAGTATGAATCATCTTCAACCAACGAAATAAGCAATTCAATATTGGAGGCTCGATAA